One genomic segment of Vagococcus intermedius includes these proteins:
- a CDS encoding lectin-like domain-containing protein, with protein sequence MFKKTRYLLATSALILSSVPISPIVEGVSIRDAEVSNDKVDLLEDFGVDYQFVMFHKELVVDLLEAICEKISDNSTINNSDFEITDIKELKDYFDRVIVRETNDKKDDLPEDSMDKLQELRDVVLSFSDMPEVLTFKTLLLEKYDSYEKNLKQNHDVSQSQVITEEEAKAEEEAKAEEKAKVEEKAKAEEEAKAEEEAKAEEKAKAEEEAEAEEKAKAEEKAKAEEEVKAEEKAKAEEEAKAEEEAKAEEEAKAEEEAKAEEKAKAEEEAKAEEEAKAEKIIKDKKEAKTKSKEASNQKKNIETRKEEIEKIVASAPSGLRTTDLFNIPKSKHDGIENKTKVITNKATNTDVVFVTPDEGEQIGVIWSKHTYKLNIKKDFKMRAKMYFGDKGTDAADGMTFTIHNPGKNEAGYDENGDTIVMGNAGSSLGVMGRATETKDKPWGMAVQNAFTIEFDSHVNGQGLDKGFSDKNFHIGSYYPAQQKYYANDKSHKLRHDGIIQYPSTNHQSNGEWHDFEVSYKAETNEITYKYDGNERTVTLDVDALNPATAENESMLYWGFTGATGSNSMTNAIVFEELPDLGNTLNQQDVKKIINNQEESVNNSTDIVQSGDQLFYDYNITYEPGKQVTKQLHLNASLNDYVKVTDDTLKSIEVKYKRYDKYGGGELLAPQGPNPGNYQVNMSEGGLQFEHLAPLGPEDGDDEYYESMTIRVPVVADEKHQLKEPLRVKDNFTVREQDYQDMTKLTSKQVKKSHVEYTINPIEAELDLVAVTDRKVDLKEGESSPADLHKTEFIKGTIVSKGKLDLANTKLKISSKDGALIDKDGQVTTLEINLTANQDTFEVPLADNRLIASKELCYQLMDKDGKLLVETTQKVKDATPPTGELRNPIYVLLNHLPNEADTFINKKTDTNPDSNNKVTVDYTDRDIIEQNVMDPSVIDENGNYKKKTVAITLKDSAGNSLVLEDKTMIVLESGLWIVGNDVEVTSKELLKNAPVNPELIENRERVDDKQVSDMLKEKGLKGNYVNFESQEIEDVTDAIQLLDLDKVSYQPGEYLVNAKLTKGELTAEDKPLKLKVTDGTLGIKVEGELVYKPSITSLLNQHYQATDDVILSVDDQRYAQDGWQLDVSAKQFTKVEKQIPLEQLELFGKSSGGLSSIQHETGFSFTDKATKSLANNNLADEKAKLSIQLQTAKGTSWAKTNDQYQTELTWQLTPDARDLGKLSFGKPKEKE encoded by the coding sequence TGCTACATCCGCTCTCATCTTATCTAGTGTTCCTATATCTCCAATAGTAGAAGGAGTTAGTATTCGAGATGCAGAAGTAAGTAACGATAAGGTAGACTTATTAGAAGATTTTGGCGTTGACTATCAATTTGTTATGTTTCATAAAGAGCTTGTTGTTGATTTATTAGAGGCGATCTGTGAAAAAATATCAGATAACAGTACTATTAACAATAGTGACTTCGAGATAACCGATATAAAAGAGTTAAAAGATTATTTTGATAGAGTTATTGTTCGAGAAACGAACGATAAAAAAGACGACTTACCAGAAGACTCTATGGATAAACTCCAAGAGCTTAGAGATGTTGTGTTAAGTTTTTCAGATATGCCAGAAGTTTTAACTTTTAAAACATTATTATTAGAAAAATATGATAGTTATGAAAAGAATTTAAAACAGAATCATGATGTCAGTCAATCTCAAGTGATAACGGAAGAAGAAGCCAAAGCCGAAGAAGAAGCCAAAGCCGAAGAAAAAGCCAAAGTCGAAGAAAAAGCCAAAGCCGAAGAAGAAGCCAAAGCCGAAGAAGAAGCCAAAGCCGAAGAAAAAGCCAAAGCCGAAGAAGAAGCCGAAGCCGAAGAAAAAGCTAAAGCCGAAGAAAAAGCTAAAGCCGAAGAAGAAGTTAAAGCCGAAGAAAAAGCCAAAGCCGAAGAAGAAGCCAAAGCCGAAGAAGAAGCTAAAGCTGAAGAAGAAGCTAAAGCCGAAGAAGAAGCCAAAGCCGAAGAAAAAGCCAAAGCCGAAGAAGAAGCCAAAGCCGAAGAAGAAGCTAAAGCCGAAAAAATCATAAAGGATAAAAAAGAAGCAAAAACGAAAAGTAAGGAAGCTTCAAATCAGAAGAAAAATATTGAAACTAGAAAAGAAGAAATAGAAAAAATTGTGGCTTCAGCGCCATCTGGTTTACGCACAACCGATTTATTCAATATTCCAAAATCTAAACATGATGGCATAGAGAATAAAACAAAAGTTATAACTAATAAAGCAACTAATACGGATGTTGTATTCGTTACGCCAGATGAAGGGGAACAAATTGGGGTCATTTGGTCAAAGCATACCTATAAATTAAATATAAAAAAAGATTTTAAAATGCGTGCAAAAATGTATTTCGGTGATAAAGGAACCGACGCCGCAGATGGGATGACGTTTACAATCCACAATCCAGGGAAAAATGAAGCGGGTTATGATGAAAATGGCGATACTATTGTCATGGGGAATGCTGGCTCTTCATTGGGAGTTATGGGAAGAGCAACTGAAACCAAAGATAAACCATGGGGAATGGCAGTACAAAATGCCTTCACTATTGAATTTGATAGTCATGTTAATGGTCAAGGATTAGATAAGGGATTTTCTGATAAGAATTTTCATATTGGAAGTTATTATCCAGCACAACAAAAATATTATGCGAATGATAAGTCTCATAAACTAAGACATGATGGGATAATTCAATATCCGTCAACAAACCACCAATCAAATGGGGAGTGGCATGATTTTGAAGTTTCATACAAAGCAGAGACTAATGAAATAACATATAAGTATGATGGTAATGAAAGAACTGTGACATTAGATGTTGATGCATTAAATCCAGCAACTGCCGAAAATGAATCCATGTTGTATTGGGGGTTTACAGGAGCTACTGGAAGTAATTCAATGACTAACGCCATCGTATTTGAAGAACTACCTGATTTAGGAAATACGCTAAATCAACAAGATGTAAAAAAAATAATCAACAATCAAGAAGAATCTGTTAATAATTCGACAGATATTGTTCAATCAGGTGATCAATTATTTTATGACTATAATATCACCTATGAACCTGGGAAGCAGGTTACAAAACAACTTCATCTTAATGCTTCGTTAAATGATTATGTAAAAGTGACGGATGACACATTAAAAAGCATCGAAGTAAAGTATAAAAGGTATGACAAATATGGAGGTGGTGAATTACTTGCGCCTCAAGGTCCTAACCCAGGAAATTATCAAGTAAATATGTCTGAAGGAGGTCTTCAATTTGAACATCTAGCTCCTTTAGGCCCGGAAGATGGGGATGATGAGTATTATGAAAGTATGACCATACGAGTACCGGTAGTTGCCGATGAAAAACATCAGCTGAAAGAACCCCTAAGGGTGAAAGATAACTTTACAGTTAGAGAGCAAGATTATCAAGATATGACAAAATTAACTAGTAAGCAAGTGAAAAAAAGTCATGTTGAATATACGATTAATCCAATAGAAGCTGAACTAGATTTAGTGGCGGTAACTGATCGTAAAGTTGATTTGAAAGAAGGCGAGTCATCACCAGCGGACTTGCATAAGACCGAATTTATTAAAGGGACAATCGTATCTAAGGGGAAGTTAGATTTAGCTAATACTAAATTAAAAATTTCTAGTAAGGATGGCGCATTAATTGATAAGGATGGGCAAGTCACGACGTTAGAAATAAACTTAACTGCGAATCAGGATACTTTTGAAGTCCCACTAGCCGACAATCGTTTAATTGCTAGTAAAGAGTTATGTTATCAATTAATGGATAAGGATGGCAAACTGCTTGTTGAAACTACTCAAAAAGTGAAAGATGCGACACCTCCTACAGGTGAACTAAGGAATCCAATTTATGTCTTACTGAATCATCTACCAAATGAAGCGGATACTTTTATTAATAAAAAAACAGATACAAATCCAGATTCTAATAATAAGGTAACTGTGGATTATACTGACAGAGATATAATTGAACAAAATGTAATGGATCCTTCTGTTATTGATGAAAATGGTAACTATAAGAAAAAAACAGTAGCTATTACTTTAAAAGATAGTGCGGGAAACAGCCTAGTATTAGAGGATAAAACAATGATTGTTTTAGAATCTGGTTTATGGATTGTTGGTAACGATGTTGAGGTGACATCAAAAGAGTTATTAAAAAATGCACCGGTTAATCCTGAGTTGATTGAAAATCGTGAGCGAGTAGACGATAAACAAGTGAGCGATATGTTAAAAGAAAAGGGCTTAAAAGGAAACTATGTTAATTTTGAGTCACAGGAAATTGAAGATGTGACAGACGCTATTCAATTACTTGATTTAGATAAGGTGAGTTATCAGCCTGGTGAGTATCTGGTTAATGCCAAATTGACTAAAGGAGAATTAACGGCAGAAGATAAGCCACTTAAACTGAAAGTCACTGATGGTACGTTGGGTATAAAGGTTGAGGGTGAATTAGTTTATAAACCAAGTATCACATCACTATTAAACCAACATTACCAAGCAACAGATGATGTGATATTGTCAGTCGATGATCAGCGCTATGCTCAAGATGGCTGGCAATTAGACGTTTCAGCGAAGCAGTTCACTAAAGTTGAAAAACAAATTCCGTTAGAGCAATTGGAACTTTTTGGGAAGTCATCAGGTGGTTTAAGCAGTATTCAGCATGAAACAGGCTTTAGTTTTACTGATAAAGCAACTAAATCATTGGCTAATAATAACTTAGCAGATGAAAAGGCTAAATTATCTATTCAATTACAAACTGCCAAAGGAACAAGCTGGGCTAAAACTAATGATCAATATCAAACAGAATTGACATGGCAATTGACACCAGATGCTAGAGATCTAGGTAAGCTATCCTTTGGGAAACCTAAGGAAAAGGAGTGA
- a CDS encoding LPXTG cell wall anchor domain-containing protein, whose protein sequence is MTVKKIVLTTLLGLMLGSFGSIASQANEIDEVTTDAQVEFLNDAPKPSPPIPPEIKPDDQEKPEKEKIPSDNLASNDELNNSSIVKPLDKESHSLRPNKPHSSLDNGSGRLKGENQSKWLGYFPQTGELSSNKLLNFGLLVILIVGVLYIKNKKNKHRESY, encoded by the coding sequence GTGACAGTGAAAAAAATAGTACTCACGACTTTATTAGGGTTGATGTTAGGAAGTTTTGGGAGCATTGCTAGTCAAGCCAATGAAATAGATGAGGTTACAACGGATGCTCAAGTTGAATTTTTGAATGATGCGCCTAAACCCTCTCCTCCAATACCGCCGGAGATTAAACCTGACGATCAAGAGAAGCCAGAAAAAGAAAAAATACCGAGTGATAATCTAGCATCGAATGACGAACTAAATAATTCTTCAATCGTTAAACCTTTAGATAAGGAATCACATTCATTGAGACCAAATAAACCACATAGTAGTTTAGATAATGGAAGTGGGAGACTCAAGGGGGAGAATCAATCTAAATGGTTAGGTTATTTCCCACAGACAGGGGAATTATCAAGCAATAAGTTACTAAATTTCGGCTTATTAGTAATACTGATAGTCGGAGTATTATATATAAAAAATAAAAAAAACAAACACAGGGAGAGTTATTAA
- a CDS encoding WxL domain-containing protein, whose product MKKTQFFSLFMATTILGTSGAVLANAEEEKSPTDVTTTAKVEFTANDTGTTPPTNPGEPGGEIEVPEDGGESGGKGALRIDWASNFDFGSNEIKNNGNDLKLPVLRKGNKNLAHFVQVSDLRGADNPDWELSVQATSLKKQVEEGTRTDGAEITGAHIDFNPAPIFATGSGNKVEPAEKPEWQTTSINLNDGASQSLVSATGDGARGTWSMGMSTKVDGTAIDSDEDIQLVIPQSEVGKIRKGSYTAKLNWNLSSTLATEEAGFMAPTTK is encoded by the coding sequence ATGAAAAAAACACAATTCTTTAGTTTATTTATGGCAACAACTATTTTAGGGACATCAGGTGCGGTATTAGCAAATGCTGAGGAAGAAAAATCACCAACTGATGTGACAACAACAGCTAAAGTAGAATTTACAGCTAATGATACAGGTACAACACCACCAACCAATCCAGGTGAACCAGGAGGAGAAATTGAAGTACCAGAAGATGGTGGTGAATCAGGTGGTAAGGGAGCTTTGCGTATTGACTGGGCATCAAATTTTGACTTTGGTTCAAATGAAATTAAAAATAATGGGAATGATTTAAAGTTACCAGTCTTAAGAAAAGGTAATAAAAATTTAGCGCACTTTGTTCAAGTTTCTGATTTACGTGGAGCAGACAACCCAGATTGGGAATTATCAGTTCAAGCAACTTCTTTAAAGAAACAAGTTGAAGAGGGAACTAGAACCGATGGCGCAGAAATTACAGGTGCTCATATTGATTTTAATCCAGCACCTATTTTTGCAACAGGTTCAGGAAATAAAGTAGAACCAGCTGAAAAACCTGAATGGCAAACAACGAGCATTAATTTAAATGATGGAGCATCACAATCACTAGTTAGTGCAACTGGCGACGGAGCTCGTGGAACTTGGTCAATGGGAATGTCAACAAAAGTTGATGGGACAGCAATTGATTCCGATGAGGATATCCAATTAGTTATCCCTCAATCAGAAGTAGGTAAAATTCGTAAAGGGAGCTATACAGCAAAATTAAATTGGAATTTGAGTAGTACATTAGCAACAGAAGAAGCTGGATTTATGGCACCAACAACAAAATAA
- a CDS encoding DUF3324 domain-containing protein, whose translation MFKKLTKLVLVMVALSSFCLGKAVLASENKLNFTPTIKQTPQKMDDSQTDFKLKGEAGESVEVAVEVKNESNRTISLKTKMKDAATNNQGVVNYTSDQSVLNKELSLAKLANYSESFELKGKEKKEIKFSIPLPEKNFSGIVLGGLLIEQEPDKEAKGMIKNVFSYSIPVVVVESEENIEADLAFNSVKPELTGGRNALKISLDNPINNLLPEAKFQVSVTKKDGKETLYRDEIKEVNFAPNNTFHHYVDMGKDAYKAGEYTAHIKVNSPYGDWKWNEAFEIKGDVAKKLNKESISVQRMSRTMKIMIGIVILLLLLVLIIFYIMRKKLKEAQNKSVNE comes from the coding sequence ATGTTTAAAAAATTAACTAAATTAGTACTTGTGATGGTAGCATTGTCTAGTTTTTGCTTAGGTAAGGCAGTGTTGGCAAGTGAAAATAAATTGAATTTCACCCCGACTATCAAACAAACACCACAAAAGATGGATGATTCTCAAACTGATTTTAAATTAAAAGGTGAGGCTGGAGAGTCTGTAGAAGTAGCGGTCGAGGTGAAAAATGAAAGTAATCGGACCATTTCGTTAAAAACAAAAATGAAAGATGCCGCCACAAATAATCAAGGCGTTGTGAATTATACATCTGATCAAAGCGTTTTGAATAAAGAGTTATCGTTAGCGAAGTTAGCGAATTATTCCGAATCTTTTGAATTAAAAGGGAAAGAAAAGAAAGAAATCAAATTTAGTATTCCGTTACCTGAAAAAAACTTTTCAGGAATAGTGTTAGGTGGGTTATTGATAGAGCAGGAACCAGATAAAGAAGCTAAAGGTATGATAAAAAATGTGTTTTCTTATTCGATTCCCGTAGTTGTGGTAGAGAGTGAAGAAAATATTGAAGCTGACTTAGCTTTTAATAGTGTCAAACCTGAATTGACAGGCGGACGAAATGCTTTAAAAATCAGTTTGGATAATCCAATTAATAATTTGTTGCCAGAAGCTAAATTTCAGGTTAGTGTAACTAAAAAAGATGGAAAAGAAACACTATATAGAGATGAGATTAAAGAGGTTAATTTTGCACCTAATAATACCTTCCATCATTATGTTGATATGGGAAAAGATGCGTATAAAGCAGGCGAGTACACGGCTCATATAAAAGTCAATTCTCCATATGGTGATTGGAAATGGAATGAAGCTTTTGAAATCAAGGGTGATGTTGCAAAAAAATTAAATAAAGAATCGATTAGTGTCCAACGTATGAGTCGAACAATGAAAATAATGATAGGTATTGTTATTTTATTACTATTATTAGTACTTATTATTTTTTATATCATGCGTAAGAAATTAAAAGAGGCCCAAAATAAATCAGTTAATGAATAA
- a CDS encoding helix-turn-helix domain-containing protein, which translates to MEALLLKKNELNEILLLRLLKNEDKNTHYSTKEILARLDISHPTLLRLIKAIHTRLHKEDFILIDNNYISLDPKLTNKEVNEALYFIYQKTVSESYKANLLFLLVKNNNLSIDFLCQKLDMSQPYVKQLIGDINRFIKSSNVTIRLKNNVYHFTGESWNIFILTYNLDSYLSTIFEPISCQNPDSNVLTQITRYLNYNQINSLDYMKKHRLSIAYKQLLKLKDKFDTITISHPNVDQALSLMVEKNDLFSTDLDTLSQNKNIRKLLNFFAQLQFTNNISQIELANYMLDESLKTNKLYTDSRIIEQFIVSCLPKDINLTVNDSLYLHYTIFILRISQELFPTDYVSLIYNQDYSIGFDLEDKDQTSSKVILKRLYASALIEKHPNVFKLLEDHCDLYVGILNNLIKTYTKRTLTIAIDLTMNPTTEFSIRKVLSEFFSQTKIQIVPNSLDVDLVISDNPLNYHPDQEFFYVYNSHEMIWLEQLVTFISSTYIKKISSI; encoded by the coding sequence ATGGAAGCTTTACTTCTAAAAAAAAATGAGCTTAATGAAATTCTATTACTCAGACTCTTGAAAAATGAAGATAAAAATACCCACTATTCTACAAAAGAAATTCTTGCTAGATTAGATATTTCACACCCGACTTTATTACGTTTAATTAAAGCGATTCATACACGATTACACAAAGAAGATTTTATCCTTATCGATAACAATTACATCAGTCTCGATCCTAAATTAACAAATAAAGAAGTCAATGAAGCACTTTATTTTATTTATCAAAAAACAGTTAGCGAATCATACAAAGCCAATCTACTTTTTCTTTTAGTCAAAAACAACAATCTCTCTATTGATTTTTTATGTCAAAAACTTGATATGTCTCAACCCTATGTCAAACAACTCATAGGTGATATTAACCGCTTTATTAAGTCATCAAATGTCACAATCAGACTTAAAAATAATGTTTATCATTTTACTGGAGAGTCATGGAATATTTTTATTTTAACCTATAACTTAGATAGTTATTTATCAACAATCTTTGAACCCATCTCATGTCAAAATCCAGATAGCAATGTATTGACTCAGATAACTCGATACCTAAATTATAATCAAATCAACTCTCTTGACTATATGAAAAAGCACCGCTTAAGTATTGCGTATAAACAACTGCTTAAATTAAAAGACAAATTTGATACCATTACTATTAGTCATCCTAATGTCGACCAGGCTCTTAGTTTAATGGTCGAAAAAAACGACTTATTTTCGACCGATTTAGATACCCTAAGCCAAAATAAAAATATTAGAAAATTACTTAATTTTTTTGCCCAATTACAATTCACTAATAATATAAGCCAAATAGAATTAGCCAATTATATGTTAGATGAGTCACTAAAAACCAATAAATTATACACTGATTCGCGAATCATCGAACAATTCATCGTCTCATGTTTGCCAAAAGATATCAACTTAACTGTTAATGATTCCCTTTACCTACACTATACTATTTTTATACTACGAATATCTCAAGAGCTATTTCCTACTGACTACGTATCATTGATATATAACCAAGATTATTCTATCGGATTTGATCTTGAAGATAAGGATCAGACATCATCCAAAGTAATTTTAAAACGACTTTATGCCTCAGCTTTAATAGAGAAACACCCTAATGTGTTTAAATTGCTCGAAGATCATTGTGATTTATACGTTGGTATCCTTAATAATCTGATAAAAACCTATACTAAACGCACTTTAACGATAGCTATCGATTTGACAATGAATCCCACCACGGAATTTAGTATTCGTAAAGTACTGTCTGAATTTTTCTCACAGACAAAAATTCAAATTGTACCTAATTCATTAGATGTTGATTTAGTCATTAGTGATAATCCACTTAATTATCACCCCGATCAAGAGTTTTTCTATGTATATAATTCTCATGAAATGATTTGGTTAGAACAATTAGTTACTTTTATAAGCAGCACTTATATTAAAAAGATTTCTTCTATATGA
- a CDS encoding glucosaminidase domain-containing protein, with the protein MKKLTLFFAASVLLFNSLAAPMVTVAASTSFDEIAEETIASNKEETEEEADQKAEEETDQKAEEETDQKAEEETDQKAEEEAEQKAQEEADQKAKEEVEQKAKEEAEQKAQEEAEQKAQEEADQKAKEEAEQKAKEEAEQKAKEEADKQAADQKAKEEADKQAADQKAKEEADKQAADQKAKEEADKQAADQKAKEEADKQVAEQKAKEEADKKAKEEANKQAAEQKAKEEADKKAKEEANKQVAEQKAKEEADKKAKEEANKQVAEQKAKEEADKKAKEEAAKQAAEQKAKEEAAKQAAEQKAKEEAAKQAADQKVKEETARLEKEKQLAEQQARNEIIRQEATNKASTTNLWQPKDGIISVLPNKTSQEFIDAIGPLAAEVAEEYGIYASVMIAQASLESAYGNSALATAPNYNLFGIKGSYEGRTANFQTLEDSGNGSMYSISAGFRKYPSYKESLEDYAKLLKNGVGGNSKFYAGTWKENTDSYKDATKFLTGRYATDTSYNKKLNGIIEAYNLTMYDNGANFKTTKNRYYIVKPHDTLNKIAKKEKVSVKQIMSLNKKIKNPNLIYPKDKLLIEKGRKITKRGKLTSTNDVIIKAREYLGVPYVWGGTTPLGFDCSGIVQYVYRDLGINLPRVTTQQEFAGPVVDFDDMEIGDLLFWGARGQTHHVAFYSGNGQMIMAPEPGDVVKEVPMSSYMPDFAVHIEKNLKKVSVGKDDK; encoded by the coding sequence TTGAAGAAATTAACGTTGTTTTTTGCAGCAAGTGTTTTACTTTTTAATTCATTAGCCGCACCGATGGTGACTGTTGCAGCAAGTACATCTTTTGATGAAATAGCAGAAGAGACAATTGCTTCTAATAAAGAAGAAACTGAAGAAGAAGCAGACCAAAAGGCTGAAGAAGAAACAGACCAAAAGGCTGAAGAAGAAACAGACCAAAAGGCTGAAGAAGAAACAGACCAAAAGGCTGAAGAAGAAGCGGAACAAAAAGCTCAAGAAGAAGCAGACCAAAAAGCTAAAGAAGAAGTGGAACAAAAAGCTAAAGAAGAAGCCGAACAAAAAGCTCAAGAAGAAGCCGAACAAAAAGCTCAAGAAGAAGCAGACCAAAAAGCTAAAGAAGAAGCGGAACAAAAAGCTAAAGAAGAAGCCGAACAAAAAGCTAAAGAAGAAGCTGACAAACAAGCAGCCGACCAAAAAGCTAAAGAAGAAGCAGACAAACAAGCAGCCGATCAAAAAGCTAAAGAAGAAGCTGACAAACAAGCAGCCGACCAAAAAGCTAAAGAAGAAGCAGACAAACAAGCAGCCGACCAAAAAGCTAAAGAAGAAGCTGATAAACAAGTAGCTGAGCAAAAAGCTAAAGAAGAGGCTGATAAAAAAGCCAAAGAAGAAGCTAATAAACAAGCAGCTGAGCAAAAAGCTAAAGAAGAGGCTGATAAAAAAGCCAAAGAAGAAGCTAATAAACAAGTAGCTGAGCAAAAAGCTAAAGAAGAGGCTGATAAAAAAGCTAAAGAAGAAGCTAATAAACAAGTAGCTGAGCAAAAAGCTAAAGAAGAGGCTGATAAAAAAGCCAAAGAAGAGGCAGCCAAACAAGCAGCCGAGCAAAAAGCTAAAGAAGAGGCAGCCAAACAAGCAGCTGAGCAAAAAGCTAAAGAAGAGGCAGCCAAACAAGCAGCCGATCAAAAAGTTAAAGAAGAAACAGCCCGCTTAGAAAAAGAGAAGCAATTAGCGGAACAGCAAGCTCGTAATGAAATTATTCGTCAAGAAGCTACTAATAAAGCAAGTACAACAAATTTATGGCAACCAAAAGATGGAATTATTAGTGTTTTACCTAATAAAACATCACAAGAATTTATCGATGCAATTGGTCCATTAGCAGCGGAAGTCGCAGAAGAATATGGAATTTATGCATCAGTTATGATTGCTCAAGCCTCATTAGAGAGTGCTTATGGAAATAGTGCCTTAGCTACGGCGCCTAATTATAACTTATTCGGAATCAAAGGAAGTTATGAAGGAAGAACTGCTAATTTCCAAACGCTAGAAGATTCTGGTAACGGTAGTATGTACTCAATCTCAGCTGGTTTTAGAAAATATCCAAGCTATAAGGAGTCATTAGAAGATTACGCTAAACTATTGAAAAATGGTGTTGGAGGAAATTCTAAGTTTTATGCTGGAACCTGGAAAGAAAATACGGATTCATATAAAGATGCTACTAAATTTTTAACTGGACGTTATGCAACGGATACTAGTTATAATAAGAAATTAAATGGTATTATTGAAGCTTATAATTTAACAATGTATGATAATGGTGCTAACTTTAAAACAACTAAGAATCGTTATTACATCGTGAAACCTCATGATACGTTAAATAAAATTGCTAAAAAAGAAAAAGTATCAGTGAAACAAATAATGTCACTGAATAAAAAAATTAAAAACCCTAACTTAATCTATCCAAAAGATAAATTATTGATTGAGAAAGGTCGTAAAATTACAAAACGTGGGAAATTAACCTCTACAAATGATGTTATTATCAAAGCGCGTGAATATTTGGGAGTGCCTTATGTTTGGGGTGGGACAACACCTTTAGGTTTTGACTGCTCAGGTATTGTGCAATATGTTTACCGTGATTTAGGAATTAACCTACCACGTGTTACAACTCAACAAGAATTTGCCGGTCCAGTTGTCGACTTTGATGATATGGAAATTGGTGACTTGTTATTCTGGGGTGCTCGTGGCCAAACACATCACGTTGCGTTCTATTCAGGCAATGGTCAAATGATTATGGCACCAGAACCTGGTGATGTTGTGAAAGAAGTACCAATGTCTAGTTACATGCCAGACTTTGCGGTACATATTGAAAAAAATTTAAAAAAAGTATCTGTCGGTAAAGACGATAAATAA